From the Mycobacterium sp. DL592 genome, the window CTCGGTGGTGACTCGATCGTGACCGCGTGCGCGCCCAAAGACCCGACCGCCTAGTGTCGATCGGTGTGAAGATCACCGTTCTGGTCGGCGGCGTGGGAGGCGCCCGTTTCCTGCTCGGGGTGCAGCGATTGCTGGGTTTGGGTCAGTTTGCCGGCCAAAATTCCGGAGCCACAGGCGATCTTGATCACGAGCTCACCGCAGTGGTCAACATCGGTGACGACGCGTGGATGCACGGCGTGCGGATCTGCCCGGATCTGGACACGTGCATGTACACGTTGGGTGGCGGGATCGACCCCGAACGGGGCTGGGGACACCGCGACGAAACCTGGAACGCCAAGGAAGAATTGGCCGCCTATGGCGTACAGCCGGATTGGTTCGGTCTCGGCGACCGCGATCTGGCGACGCATCTGGTGCGCAGCCAGATGTTGCGTGCGGGATATCCGCTGTCGCAAGTGACCGAGGCGCTGTGCCACCGCTGGTCCCCCGGCGCCCGCCTGCTACCAGCCAGTGACGACCGGTGTGAGACGCACGTGGTGATCGACGACCCGCAGACCGGCGACCGCACGGCAATCCACTTCCAGGAGTGGTGGGTCCGTTATCGAGCGCAAGTACCCACCCACAGTTTCGCCTTCGTCGGGGCTGAAAGCGCCAAAGCCGGACCCGGTGTGGTCGACGCGATCACCGAGGCCGACGTCGTCATGCTGGCGCCGTCGAACCCGGTCGTCAGCATCGGCGCGATCCTCAACATCCCGGGCATCCGGGCCGCGTTGCGCTCCACCGGCGCCGCGATCGTCGGCTACTCCCCGATCGTGCACGGAAAACCCTTGCGCGGCATGGCCGACGAATGCCTTTCGGTGATCGGCGTCGAAACGTCCTCTCAGGCCGTCGGCCGGCACTACGGTGCCCGCTCGGCAACCGGAATCCTCGACTACTGGCTGATCTCCGAAGGTGACCACGCCGAGATCCCCGGTGCGACGGTCAAATCGATTCCGCTGCTGATGTCCAACCCGGACGCCACCGCCCAGATGGTCCGCGCCGGGCTGGAATTGGCGGGCGTGACCCCGTGAGCCTCGAGCACGGTGCCGCTGCACCCATCGAAATCCTGCCCGTACCCGGACTTCCCGAATTCCGCCCGGGTGACGATCTGGCCGCGGCGCTGGCCGAGTCCGCGAGGTGGTTGCGCGACGGCGACATCCTTGTCGTCACCAGCAAGGTGGTCTCCAAGTGCGAGGGCCGCATCGTGGCCGCGCCGGCCGATCCCGAAGAGCGGGACGCCCTGCGACGCAAGCTGATCAACGATGAGGCGGTGCGGGTATTGGCCCGTAAGGGCAAGACCCTGATCACCGAGAACCGCATCGGATTGGTTCAGGCCGCGGCCGGAGTCGACGGGTCCAACATCGGCGCAACGGAATTGGCGTTGCTTCCGGTGGATCCGGATGGCAGCGCGGCTTCTTTGCGTGCCGCGTTGCGCGAGAAGCTCGGCGTCGACGTCGGTGTCCTGATCACCGACACCATGGGGCGGGCGTGGCGCAACGGGCAGACCGATGCCGCGATCGGCTCGGCCGGGCTGCCGGTGCTCTACGCCTACGCCGGCGCGGTGGACACTCACGGAAACGAGTTGCTGGTCACCGAAGTCGCCGTCGCCGACGAGATCGCCGCCGCCGCCGATCTGGTCAAGGGCAAGCTCACTGCGGTGCCCGTCGCAGTGGTGCGCGGACTTCGCCTGCCCGACGACGGGTCCACCGCGGCGCGGCTGCTGCGCAGTGGCGAAGACGACCTGTTCTGGCTTGGCACCGCCGAGTCGATCGAATTGGGCCGCCGCCAAGCCCAACTGCTGCGCCGCTCCACCCGGCAGTTCGCCGACGAACCGGTGGACCCGGCCCTCATCGAGGAGGCGGTCGCCGAGGCATTGACCGCGCCGGCGCCGCATCACACCCGCCCCGTGCGGTTCGTCTGGTTGCAGGACCGCGGTAGGCGCGTCACGCTCCTGGACCGGATGAAGGATGCCTGGCGTGCCGATCTCAGCGGTGACGGCAGGCCCGCCGGCAGCGTCGAGAAGCGGGTCACCCGCGGCCAGATCCTCTACGACGCACCGGAGGTCGTCATCCCGTTCCTGGTTCCCGAAGGCGCGCACAGTTATCCGGATCCGGTGCGCACCGCTGCCGAGCACACGATGTTCACCGTCGCGGTGGGTGCCGCCGTGCAGGGCCTGTTGGTGGCACTGGCCGTGCGCGGGGTAGGCAGCTGCTGGATCGGCTCGACTATCTTCACCCCGGATCTGGTGCGCGCGATACTTGATCTGCCCGCTGAGTGGGAACCGTTGGGCGCCATCGCAATCGGCTATCCCGTCGAGCCTCCTGAGCCGCGCGATCCCGCTGCGGTGGG encodes:
- a CDS encoding coenzyme F420-0:L-glutamate ligase, with translation MSLEHGAAAPIEILPVPGLPEFRPGDDLAAALAESARWLRDGDILVVTSKVVSKCEGRIVAAPADPEERDALRRKLINDEAVRVLARKGKTLITENRIGLVQAAAGVDGSNIGATELALLPVDPDGSAASLRAALREKLGVDVGVLITDTMGRAWRNGQTDAAIGSAGLPVLYAYAGAVDTHGNELLVTEVAVADEIAAAADLVKGKLTAVPVAVVRGLRLPDDGSTAARLLRSGEDDLFWLGTAESIELGRRQAQLLRRSTRQFADEPVDPALIEEAVAEALTAPAPHHTRPVRFVWLQDRGRRVTLLDRMKDAWRADLSGDGRPAGSVEKRVTRGQILYDAPEVVIPFLVPEGAHSYPDPVRTAAEHTMFTVAVGAAVQGLLVALAVRGVGSCWIGSTIFTPDLVRAILDLPAEWEPLGAIAIGYPVEPPEPRDPAAVGDLLVRR
- the cofD gene encoding 2-phospho-L-lactate transferase yields the protein MKITVLVGGVGGARFLLGVQRLLGLGQFAGQNSGATGDLDHELTAVVNIGDDAWMHGVRICPDLDTCMYTLGGGIDPERGWGHRDETWNAKEELAAYGVQPDWFGLGDRDLATHLVRSQMLRAGYPLSQVTEALCHRWSPGARLLPASDDRCETHVVIDDPQTGDRTAIHFQEWWVRYRAQVPTHSFAFVGAESAKAGPGVVDAITEADVVMLAPSNPVVSIGAILNIPGIRAALRSTGAAIVGYSPIVHGKPLRGMADECLSVIGVETSSQAVGRHYGARSATGILDYWLISEGDHAEIPGATVKSIPLLMSNPDATAQMVRAGLELAGVTP